A genome region from Halorubellus sp. JP-L1 includes the following:
- a CDS encoding glycosyl hydrolase yields the protein MLYVGSDDGAYRLAGVRDANGDDTATTEQVLESGAVMRLRRLDDVGSGGLFAATATGLYHSPTGEEWVDLGAPGEAAYAVGASSDGETLYAGTRPAAMYAATVPDDVGTDGIGLAASALEWRECEGFQDLPSREHWRLPRHEDLAHVRDAKGLPGRPEGVVAAVEVGGVHASEDRGETWSERRGPITDPRPEVAGDGDDVDWSARPTDSNEIDWSRRPGDVHDDVHELAVVDAETWIAATGFGLFRTTDAGRSWTRLDDGVDQRYFRTVFHHDGTTYAAGALSSSGNWDAPDEDPGFFAYRPGDSLEPIAYPTPTEVVTGLGAVPTNGVDGAESERTLVAGTHRGSLLRADPADDATDAPDDDGTADDGGGDGAWREVGSFPVGETTGTYTPLAWLDGRVP from the coding sequence ATGCTCTACGTCGGGAGCGACGACGGCGCGTACCGCCTCGCTGGCGTCCGTGACGCGAACGGAGACGATACAGCGACGACCGAGCAGGTGCTCGAGTCCGGCGCGGTGATGCGACTCCGCCGACTCGACGACGTCGGTTCCGGTGGGTTGTTCGCCGCGACCGCGACGGGCCTCTACCACTCGCCGACGGGCGAGGAGTGGGTCGACCTCGGGGCTCCAGGCGAGGCGGCGTACGCGGTCGGTGCGAGCAGCGACGGCGAGACGCTGTACGCCGGCACCCGGCCGGCCGCGATGTACGCCGCGACCGTCCCCGACGACGTCGGGACGGACGGCATCGGCCTTGCGGCGAGCGCGCTCGAGTGGCGCGAGTGCGAGGGCTTCCAGGACCTGCCGTCGCGCGAGCACTGGCGCCTCCCCCGCCACGAGGACCTCGCGCACGTCCGCGACGCGAAGGGCCTGCCGGGGCGACCCGAGGGCGTCGTCGCGGCTGTCGAGGTCGGCGGCGTCCACGCGAGCGAGGACCGCGGCGAGACGTGGAGCGAGCGCCGTGGTCCCATCACCGACCCGCGGCCCGAGGTCGCCGGCGACGGCGACGACGTCGACTGGAGCGCACGTCCTACCGATAGCAACGAGATCGACTGGAGCAGGCGCCCTGGAGACGTCCACGACGACGTCCACGAGCTCGCCGTCGTCGACGCGGAGACGTGGATCGCGGCGACCGGGTTCGGGCTGTTCCGGACGACCGACGCCGGCCGGTCGTGGACGCGACTGGACGACGGCGTCGACCAGCGGTACTTCCGCACGGTCTTCCACCACGACGGCACGACGTACGCCGCCGGCGCGCTCTCGAGTTCGGGAAACTGGGACGCTCCCGACGAGGACCCCGGGTTCTTCGCGTACCGCCCCGGCGACAGCCTCGAACCCATCGCGTACCCGACGCCGACCGAGGTCGTCACCGGCCTCGGCGCGGTCCCGACCAACGGGGTCGACGGCGCCGAGAGCGAGCGCACGCTCGTCGCGGGAACGCACCGCGGGTCGCTGCTCCGCGCTGACCCGGCCGACGACGCTACCGACGCCCCCGACGACGACGGCACCGCTGACGACGGCGGCGGCGACGGTGCCTGGCGCGAAGTCGGCTCGTTCCCGGTCGGCGAAACCACCGGGACGTACACGCCGCTCGCGTGGCTCGACGGACGAGTACCGTAA